In Dysidea avara chromosome 6, odDysAvar1.4, whole genome shotgun sequence, the genomic stretch cagCTCTAGGTGATACCTACAGTTGACCTAAAGCACACAAATACGTATGTAGCTAGAGCTCCCAAGCCATTATTCACTCTTTTAAAATGATGTGTTTTTAAACTTTAGCTTAATAAAAGAAAACGCTTGATTTGGTGCAAAGAGCAACAAAGAACTACTGAAAAATTTCAGGATGTCATTTTCTGCGATGAGTCAACTGTGCAGCTTGAGCAACACAGCAGAATTTGCTTTTGTAAAAGGATGCAGCCAAGAGTATTGAAGCAGAGGGCAAAACACCCCATTAAAGTGCATATTTGGGGTGGAATCTCTGCCCTAGGAGCAACCCAACTGGTCATTTTCTGTGGCATTATGAATGCCGAGCGCCTTGGAGCAGTGTACAATGCAGGATTGTTGCCATTTATAGAGGAACGTTTCCCAGACCACCATAGATTGTACCAAGATAACGATCCCAAGCACTCCTCAAAATACATTGAATGTTTTTTGAAAAATAAAGGAGTAAATTGGTGGTACACGCCACCTGAATCGCCTGATTTAAACCCAGTCGAACTGGTATGGGGATCCCTAAAGCAATACCTAAGAAACTCCGCTAAACCAAAGAATCTAGCTGAACTGAAACAAGGGATTAAACAGTTTTGGTGGACTCTAACGCCTGAAGTGTGCCGGAAGTATATAAGCCATTTGAAAAAGGTGATTCCGAAGATAATTCAGGTGGAAGGTGATCCAAGTGGATATTAACTATAATttatatacaatacaatacaataaatactgtTCCACATCATGTCAAAAATTATGCCTAAATCACTACATTGGGTTGTTCTAAACTTCTGACTGCTTTTTCAATTTTCTTTTAAGCTCCCTCCCCTGGTCATCAATTTTAACTATACAGTCGTGCCagtcactttcttcatcagctAGTTTTTCTGAGGGGTGAACTTCAAAAACTTTCTTCTTTACATAAGATATGATCTTGGGGTCTAGTTTTTGCTTCTCTTTCCCAGTCACCTTATCTTTCCCCCTCCCATTAACGTTACTGTTAATTCTGGTGGTAGCATCCACAAGCTCGTCCACCATTGCTGCGGCTAGAGATCTTCTGGTTTTATGCCTCATGATCATGGGGACGAGCTTGCTGGGGGGATCGGCTCATCTTCCTACAATAAATACATATTACAATTAACATTTTACACAAATGATAACTTActaaataaatatatatcaaGTATAAAGCTGTACTACATGTATTTCCACATACTTGTATTTCTGTACAAGTTATTGTAACTGTTTGTGTAATAAGCCTAAGGTTATAAGCATCGGGACTTCTACATTCGATTAGGGATAATGGAGATAAAAAGtgaagggaggtcatctacacctacgCATAAAATAGTGTATAATTCCTGACTCAGTTGTATACCCATAACAGATTAAATCTCTACCGGTATCGCTACATTTttttcacggctagttttgTCAAACATGTACAGTTAAATAAGTCTTCCAGGCCATTCTATGGTTTACTCCTAGTTGAATAAACAGATTGAGATACAAATATGTACCGGGTGACTGGTTAATTGCTGGAGGTTGTTGACTGCCTGTTCCTGCCTGCTGTTGACTGGCTTCCTCCCTCCTTTATAGAGCTGGCAGGTCCTTTGTTGATAGGGTTGATAGGCTCCTTGTTGACAGGACTGATAGGCTCCTTGTTCCCCTTGTACATTGGGTTGGTAGTTCCCTTGTTCCCTTTGTCCGTAGGGCTGGTAGTCCCATTGTTTCTCTTGTCCATAGGACTGGTAGTTCCTTTGTTCCCTTTGTCCGTAGGGCTGGTAGTCTCCTTGTTCCTCTTGTCCATAGGACTGGTAGTCCCCTTGTTCCTCTTGTCCATAGGACTGGTAGTCCCCTTGTTCCTCTTGTCCATAGGACTGGTAGTCCCCTTGTTCCTCTTGTCCATAGGGCTGGTAATCTTGTTTAAAGGATTGGTAGCCTGATTGAGCTGATGGTAGTTGGTCACCCTGGCGGTATGATTGGGGGGTTGTGTCGGATCCATTGCCTAGGTGTTTCATAACAGGCTAAATTTCTAGGACTTTAATCATACCTGAGCTGGTAAGTGTGCTAACACTCTTACAAACACTCTCTAGTTGAAGAAGGATTTTCTCAAATCGAAATTCCTAGCAAGATAACAAATTAGTCCAATGTattcatacatacgtatgtatacaaatgttttacaaaatattaACTCGACTCACTATGACTGTTACACGTACTATATATATGAGggagggtgtatccattcactggacagACTACTGGATTTGCAACGTCCAAAATCAGGGAGAGACTTTGGTAGTGGTGTGTAGCATAATTATTGTTAGAATTTTAATTATCTTCGAATTCATATGTGTTATGACCTCATGCCCTAACCCCCTAGTAAGTGAGCACACTGAAAGAAACCTTATATATGCTATCACCAATAGACACTTATGTACAATGTCAATATCTTTAAGACGGTATGGTAACATGTTCGACTGTGCTAAATACTTTTTACAGTACATGTTAATATAATCCAGCTATAAGATGTACCGTGTAACAACAAACATTGGCAAGAATGTCATTTGCAGGAGCTGAATTTATTTTGCTGAAATGTACACCGGCTATAAGTAAATCGGTGCTGCAACATAAGTATTTGGGACATTATAGCAACAAATTTTGGCGGAGAACTAAATTTGGCGGAATTGGCAAATTGTCATCAAATCGCCAATTTTTACATTTCGCCACGGTACGTACAGTAGTTCATTACAATGTTAAAATTTCGatacataaaattttaaaagatggcacatgtatagttaaaatTGCTGCAAAACGCATCAGGATTGTTTATCTTCCCAATACTACAGTGCCAGTCCGTAACAGTACACATTTAAAATCAATTCACCTGTTCATCATTGTATCTTCGGATTTCTGCCTTCAAATTTTCCATCGATTCAGCAATGTCATTTATATCAATCTAAAAATATGAAATGTAGGCATAATTAGCAACATGAGATAACAAAAGCACAGTAATACACTATCTACTCTTAAAAGTTtacacaaaaagcaaagcctttggctaccAGGTTAGAATGATCACGTGATCATACAGCACTGGGACACATGTCAATGCAGAAAATCCTTCTGAGACGAGATTATTCCTCCAGAGGAGGCAGGGCTTTTTGATTAGCATTCTTTATGCGGAGAGCTGTGATCCCAGTCCATACCAATGCCGTGAATAGTGAAAAAGTCTTAGACAAAATGCTCCACACAATCTATGGTAGCATTAATCTGTGTTACAGGTTAATCACGTGTGTCCTTAATGCTTCCGCTTTGTGCTAAGCTATGCTCATTTCAAAACAAGTTTTATACACAAAATTGATGAGTACTATCTTCTTGGGTAATTTATAGTCTATTTTTAAATCAAAATTCATTGTCTGAAGCACGTAAGTTGCTCTTGTAGTCTTTGTTTTTACTATCGTACTAAGGGGACACGCCCATTGTAAACACAAAGCACTATGCTATTCCTAGTAGCCTGAGAGGCCAGCAGTGTATTTTACAGGGCTGTTAAATGGTCAT encodes the following:
- the LOC136257705 gene encoding uncharacterized protein isoform X3, whose translation is MVRISERRVSEGSAKPNALVDFGDEGTSVIRSDKIIEGSINDGKCRVIWSDKEYEADLLFTGNYLECVREQADTEKKEKKQPKRKRKRLKHDDGGEKNKKPATDKMTVDEAKRRSDKGDETKRGGDKHQEPECSLEEDDKNSAVDITKKMIIHDFDGKQIDINDIAESMENLKAEIRRYNDEQEFRFEKILLQLESVCKSVSTLTSSGNGSDTTPQSYRQGDQLPSAQSGYQSFKQDYQPYGQEEQGDYQSYGQEEQGDYQSYGQEEQGDYQSYGQEEQGDYQPYGQREQRNYQSYGQEKQWDYQPYGQREQGNYQPNVQGEQGAYQSCQQGAYQPYQQRTCQLYKGGRKPVNSRQEQAVNNLQQLTSHPEDEPIPPASSSP
- the LOC136257705 gene encoding probable serine/threonine-protein kinase kinX isoform X4 produces the protein MVRISERRVSEGSAKPNALVDFGDEGTSVIRSDKIIEGSINDGKCRVIWSDKEYEADLLFTGNYLECVREQADTEKKEKKQPKRKRKRLKHDDGGEKNKKPATDKMTVDEAKRRSDKGDETKRGGDKHQEPECSLEEDDKNSIDINDIAESMENLKAEIRRYNDEQEFRFEKILLQLESVCKSVSTLTSSGNGSDTTPQSYRQGDQLPSAQSGYQSFKQDYQPYGQEEQGDYQSYGQEEQGDYQSYGQEEQGDYQSYGQEEQGDYQPYGQREQRNYQSYGQEKQWDYQPYGQREQGNYQPNVQGEQGAYQSCQQGAYQPYQQRTCQLYKGGRKPVNSRQEQAVNNLQQLTSHPEDEPIPPASSSP
- the LOC136257705 gene encoding probable serine/threonine-protein kinase kinX isoform X2, whose product is MVRISERRVSEGSAKPNALVDFGDEGTSVIRSDKIIEGSINDGKCRVIWSDKEYEADLLFTGNYLECVREQADTEKKEKKQPKRKRKRLKHDDGGEKNKKPATDKMTVDEAKRRSDKGDETKRGGDKDPFIIDVSEFPPCSPRSKHQEPECSLEEDDKNSIDINDIAESMENLKAEIRRYNDEQEFRFEKILLQLESVCKSVSTLTSSGNGSDTTPQSYRQGDQLPSAQSGYQSFKQDYQPYGQEEQGDYQSYGQEEQGDYQSYGQEEQGDYQSYGQEEQGDYQPYGQREQRNYQSYGQEKQWDYQPYGQREQGNYQPNVQGEQGAYQSCQQGAYQPYQQRTCQLYKGGRKPVNSRQEQAVNNLQQLTSHPEDEPIPPASSSP
- the LOC136257705 gene encoding uncharacterized protein isoform X1, whose product is MVRISERRVSEGSAKPNALVDFGDEGTSVIRSDKIIEGSINDGKCRVIWSDKEYEADLLFTGNYLECVREQADTEKKEKKQPKRKRKRLKHDDGGEKNKKPATDKMTVDEAKRRSDKGDETKRGGDKDPFIIDVSEFPPCSPRSKHQEPECSLEEDDKNSAVDITKKMIIHDFDGKQIDINDIAESMENLKAEIRRYNDEQEFRFEKILLQLESVCKSVSTLTSSGNGSDTTPQSYRQGDQLPSAQSGYQSFKQDYQPYGQEEQGDYQSYGQEEQGDYQSYGQEEQGDYQSYGQEEQGDYQPYGQREQRNYQSYGQEKQWDYQPYGQREQGNYQPNVQGEQGAYQSCQQGAYQPYQQRTCQLYKGGRKPVNSRQEQAVNNLQQLTSHPEDEPIPPASSSP